One genomic segment of Epinephelus fuscoguttatus linkage group LG19, E.fuscoguttatus.final_Chr_v1 includes these proteins:
- the LOC125880086 gene encoding protein phosphatase 1 regulatory subunit 29: MQGASTTSTLLFLMLPTLLFFSHFPCTVNGDCWLIEGDKGYVWLAICSQNQPPYETIPQHINNTVHDLRLNENKLKAVLFSSMYRFTNLTDLNLTKNEISYIEDGAFAGQANLQVLQLGYNKMTNLTEGMLRGLGRMQCLFLQHNLIEVIASNAFWECPSLSSIDLSSNRLARIDPATFTVLARLMVCELAANPFHCGCDLYSFLIWLESFNNVTHTYDRLQCETPREMFGYPLLIAAGHAGRNAKNILYHHCRDGVMIPGMTSLPPDLDGPSGIGPEMFNGVGPYHQPTTSSSSTEHSFIPSIKLHHVSLSSASLLVQIPRPYSKMYILTQYNHTYVSDVMNLKNKKEMITLSKLKPHTNYTFCVASIRNSQRYNHTCLQFSTRAQNQDDMLPTPSTTTHYIMTIVGCLFGMLIVLGFVYYCLRKKRMHDEKKKSICVKKTILEMRYGPEVAAAVANDPSAVHKLQEQSREHHQYQHHHGGKLPMSASSSSGMLHSANTSSSRLSSIPQVEKMATAFSEAMATSKGNYMDIRTGGAGLERMGDGGHGGLDLRDDDGTDIGDDSDDDGHGSASEISTIAMEVDKVNQIINNCIDALKLDAAAVAASGASTNPISSSNPTSPPPTSTSSLTRGLIPLSQGVTETCQVMAPNKIPPPPPLPALNTPLSERPGISGGGFVVTPPYRPPPPATAVRPIQRQMSADAAVVIVNSVKKQCSTTSCGSMGRDRDRGGARVYSLDVPEPRSPDACNQQQQQYPDRASPVGCGEPLERLPLVGSGSCGGGGGGGCDSGGVGAQHQDNQKPHHYHQQQQIQQQQQQQQLEVQQDYHCSEHRHSVPALYYEGSHQGSPAQRVSFLKPLTRSRRDAASYSQLSPARHHSSYSGYSSSPEYSSESSLRIWERFRPYRKGQRDEACYVTAGNALRKKVQFAKGEDLHDILDYWKGVSAQQKL, from the exons ATGCAGGGTGCCTCTACCACCTCCACTCTCCTTTTTCTTATGCTTCCCACCCTCCTATTCTTCTCTCACTTTCCCTGCACGGTGAATGGGGACTGCTGGCTCATTGAGGGTGACAAAGGCTATGTGTGGCTGGCTATCTGCAGTCAGAACCAGCCACCGTACGAAACTATCCCCCAGCATATCAACAACACCGTCCATGACTTGAGATTGAATGAGAACAAGCTGAAAGCTGTGCTTTTCAGCTCCATGTACCGCTTCACCAACCTTACTGACCTCAACCTCACCAAGAATGAAATCAGCTACATTGAGGATGGAGCCTTTGCAGGACAAGCCAACCTACAG GTTCTTCAGCTCGGCTACAACAAGATGACAAACCTAACTGAGGGTATGTTGAGAGGGCTCGGCCGCATGCAATGCCTCTTCCTCCAGCACAACCTCATTGAGGTTATAGCCAGCAATGCATTCTGGGAGTGCCCCAGCCTCAGCAGCATTGACCTGTCATCCAACAGACTTGCCCGCATTGACCCAGCCACATTTACGGTTCTTGCTCGGCTGATGGTGTGTGAACTGGCAGCAAATCCATTCCACTGTGGCTGTGATCTGTACAGCTTCCTAATCTGGTTGGAGTCCTTCAACAATGTGACGCACACCTATGACCGCCTCCAGTGTGAGACGCCCCGGGAAATGTTTGGCTACCCCTTACTCATCGCTGCTGGTCATGCTGGTCGGAAtgccaaaaatattttgtacCATCACTGCCGAGATGGAGTGATGATTCCAGGTATGACCTCCCTCCCACCAGATCTGGATGGTCCTTCAGGTATTGGGCCAGAGATGTTTAATGGTGTGGGTCCATACCACCAGCCCACCACCTCTTCCTCATCCACTGAACACAGCTTCATTCCCAGCATCAAGCTCCATCATGTCTCTTTGTCATCAGCCTCTCTCCTTGTACAGATTCCAAGGCCCTACAGCAAGATGTATATTCTAACACAATACAACCACACATATGTGTCTGATGTAATGAATTTGAAGAACAAGAAGGAGATGATTACCCTCAGCAAGCTCAAGCCGCATACTAATTACACCTTCTGTGTAGCATCCATCCGCAACTCTCAACGTTACAACCACACCTGCCTCCAGTTTTCCACTCGCGCTCAGAATCAAGATGACATGCTCCCCACACCTTCCACTACTACTCACTACATAATGACCATTGTGGGCTGCCTTTTTGGCATGCTCATTGTTTTAGGCTTTGTCTACTACTGTCTGCGTAAGAAACGGATGCATGATGAGAAGAAGAAGTCCATCTGCGTCAAGAAAACTATACTAGAAATGCGCTACGGACCAGAggtggcagcagcagtggcaaatGATCCATCTGCAGTCCACAAGCTCCAGGAGCAGTCCAGAGAACATCACCAGTATCAGCACCACCATGGAGGCAAACTTCCCATGTCCGCATCCTCTAGCTCGGGAATGCTGCACTCAGCCAACACCAGTTCCTCCAGACTTTCCTCTATTCCGCAAGTAGAAAAGATGGCCACTGCCTTTTCAGAGGCCATGGCTACAAGTAAAGGAAACTACATGGATATCAGAACTGGAGGAGCAGGGCTGGAGAGGATGGGAGATGGTGGGCATGGTGGGCTAGACTTGAGGGACGATGATGGAACTGATATTGGGGATGACTCAGATGATGACGGACATGGCTCAGCATCAGAGATTTCCACCATTGCCATGGAGGTGGACAAGGTTAACCAGATCATTAACAACTGCATTGATGCACTGAAACTGGATGCAGCAGCAGTTGCTGCTTCAGGGGCCTCTACTAACCCTATATCCAGCTCCAAtcccacctcccctcctcccacAAGCACGTCCTCTCTTACTCGTGGCCTAATCCCACTCTCCCAAGGGGTGACAGAGACGTGCCAAGTCATGGCTCCAAACAAAATACCCCCTCCGCCTCCGCTCCCTGCCTTGAATACTCCTCTCTCTGAACGCCCAGGGATCAGTGGTGGTGGCTTTGTTGTCACTCCCCCCTACAGGCCCCCTCCGCCAGCCACAGCTGTGCGTCCCATTCAGCGGCAAATGAGTGCCGATGCAGCTGTGGTTATTGTAAATTCTGTCAAGAAACAGTGCAGCACCACCTCTTGTGGCTCCATGGGTCGGGACAGGGATCGTGGAGGAGCTAGGGTGTATAGCCTGGATGTTCCTGAGCCACGGAGCCCAGATGCTTGTaatcaacaacagcagcagtacCCAGACCGGGCCAGTCCCGTGGGCTGTGGGGAGCCCCTAGAAAGGCTGCCTTTAGTGGGGAGTGGGAGCTgtggtggagggggtggtggtggttgcGACAGTGGTGGTGTTGGTGCCCAACATCAGGACAACCAGAAGCCACACCATTATCATCAacagcaacaaatacaacaacagcagcagcagcagcagctggaggtgcagcaGGACTACCACTGCTCGGAGCACCGCCACTCTGTCCCAGCTCTATATTATGAAGGCTCCCACCAAGGCTCCCCAGCCCAGAGGGTTTCCTTCCTTAAGCCCCTGACACGCTCCCGCAGGGATGCAGCGTCTTACTCCCAGCTTTCGCCTGCCCGCCACCATTCCAGTTACTCTGGCTACTCCTCTAGCCCAGAGTACTCCTCAGAGAGTTCACTGCGGATCTGGGAGCGCTTTCGTCCCTATCGGAAAGGCCAGCGCGATGAAGCCTGTTACGTGACGGCCGGAAATGCCCTTAGAAAAAAGGTGCAGTTTGCTAAAGGCGAGGACCTGCATGACATCCTTGATTACTGGAAGGGGGTGTCGGCACAGCAGAAGCTGTGA